A section of the Cryobacterium soli genome encodes:
- a CDS encoding DUF3073 domain-containing protein, producing MGRGRQKAKHTKVARELKYFSPDTNYNALERELTGHPVTDPRLDEDLAKWPEYEANKATSDDPDDYVDHYDTEDEKKRA from the coding sequence ATGGGGCGCGGCCGTCAAAAAGCAAAGCACACCAAGGTCGCCCGTGAGCTGAAGTATTTCAGCCCGGACACCAACTACAACGCGCTCGAACGCGAGCTCACCGGGCATCCGGTGACCGACCCGCGGCTCGACGAAGACCTGGCCAAGTGGCCGGAATACGAAGCGAACAAGGCGACGTCAGACGACCCCGACGACTACGTCGACCACTACGACACCGAGGACGAGAAGAAGCGCGCCTGA
- a CDS encoding NAD(P)-binding domain-containing protein, producing MATNTATTTTVPVVIIGAGQAGLSVAYHLKRFGLTAGRDFVVFDRGAEAGGAWQYRWESLRLGAAHRVNDLPGLSELGLSFETADRSRPARDVVTEYYRRFEEHFELNVVRPVAVHSVFNRRADLVVRTSSPAYGERETLAGLLVNATGTWGAPFVPHYPGAASFTGRQLHTNGFVDAAEFAGQRVVVVGGGTSAIGFLLELDGVAESLTWAARRPVDWVHTEHLDLEGASAAVAMQDEAARTGRALPSIVSGTGVPVSRRIQAGIDRGLLVERPMFAAIEPTGVRWPDGTFTEADAIIWATGFRPELRHLAPLKLRDKAGGLVVGAGSSWTDPRIFLAGYGPQASTIGARRAGRVIARQIIALL from the coding sequence ATGGCCACGAACACTGCCACAACGACGACTGTGCCTGTCGTGATCATCGGCGCCGGACAGGCTGGACTCTCCGTGGCGTACCACCTCAAACGCTTCGGACTCACGGCGGGCCGGGACTTCGTGGTCTTCGACCGCGGCGCCGAGGCCGGCGGGGCCTGGCAGTACCGCTGGGAGTCCCTCCGGCTGGGAGCCGCACACCGCGTCAACGACCTGCCGGGGCTCTCCGAGCTGGGGTTGAGCTTCGAGACCGCCGATCGCAGCCGCCCGGCCCGCGACGTCGTGACGGAGTACTACCGCCGCTTCGAGGAGCACTTCGAGCTCAACGTCGTGCGCCCGGTCGCCGTGCACTCGGTGTTCAACCGCCGCGCCGACCTGGTCGTGCGCACGAGCTCGCCGGCCTACGGCGAACGCGAGACCTTGGCGGGCCTGCTGGTCAACGCCACGGGAACCTGGGGTGCACCGTTCGTTCCGCACTATCCGGGAGCCGCGTCCTTCACCGGTCGCCAGCTGCACACCAACGGCTTCGTGGATGCGGCAGAGTTCGCCGGTCAGCGCGTGGTGGTCGTGGGAGGCGGCACGTCCGCCATCGGGTTCCTGTTGGAGCTCGACGGGGTGGCCGAGAGCCTGACCTGGGCGGCCAGACGGCCGGTCGACTGGGTGCACACCGAGCACCTCGACCTGGAAGGCGCCTCGGCGGCCGTGGCTATGCAGGACGAGGCCGCTCGCACCGGCAGGGCCCTGCCCAGCATCGTGAGCGGCACGGGCGTGCCGGTGAGCCGGCGCATCCAGGCCGGAATCGACCGGGGCCTGCTCGTGGAACGACCGATGTTCGCCGCCATCGAGCCGACCGGTGTGCGGTGGCCCGACGGCACGTTCACGGAGGCCGACGCCATCATCTGGGCCACCGGCTTCCGGCCGGAGCTGCGGCACCTGGCGCCGCTCAAGCTGAGGGACAAGGCCGGCGGACTCGTGGTCGGGGCTGGGTCGTCCTGGACCGACCCTCGTATATTCCTGGCCGGCTATGGCCCGCAGGCCAGCACCATCGGCGCCCGCCGGGCTGGCCGCGTGATCGCCCGGCAGATCATCGCCCTGCTCTGA